A window of the Armatimonadota bacterium genome harbors these coding sequences:
- a CDS encoding penicillin-binding protein 2, whose translation MNTPLRRGEPRTRLKLVHRALIGGGVVLLVRLSVLQGVRGLAYRAAIRPQRIILEPTHGSIVDRNGVILAQSLYDGTLAFDPSVVLARPKKPVEARRFDARLLASAYRVASIAHMTPIEVQQAMDAAYRSAAAYRTAAKHQELRFVPIRRHLSINQRQEIETSRPRLLGFGVVDGTVRTYSLGPDAAQVVGWIDGQHRPVLGLEETERSVLDGRAGMCLAYTDPRGDEIPGTRRAFTPMVQGENVQTTLDARIQRAAAAAASRVYSEYHPKGVAVIVLAPTTGSVLGLADMPTFDPNSTAPSARTQSEMRERATCQLIEPGSVMKPLTMAAAWDAGAVNASSRFLCTGVTEIGGRALHCVLEGARFAHGHGLLSCAGIVTYSCNIGAAHVALLLGGRKLDQDFRAFGLYQNAGLGLPYEATGFWSLVPKDPQPYAPVKVARAAFGQSVVITPFALIRGFSTIANDGVAMRSRIVRALTDLNGQVVRRFPPVTEGRVISSSTADAIRQMMVDVITRGTGRAASVYGYICAGKTGTANKYHAGQYISSFGGFLPAGPHSTPRAAIYVMVDEPQGAHFGAEVAAPAWQQLASQVMTILNVPRDDPDGSQFRAAHGGSAPPSDAALAQSSPAEHNLPTDSAG comes from the coding sequence ATGAACACGCCCCTGCGCCGAGGAGAACCTCGCACACGCCTCAAGCTGGTTCACCGCGCCCTGATCGGCGGCGGTGTGGTCCTGTTAGTGCGCCTTTCCGTACTTCAGGGCGTTCGCGGCCTGGCCTACCGTGCTGCCATCCGGCCGCAGCGCATCATTCTTGAGCCAACACACGGCTCGATTGTGGATCGAAATGGCGTGATTCTGGCTCAAAGCCTATACGATGGCACGCTTGCGTTCGACCCGAGTGTGGTGCTGGCACGCCCGAAAAAGCCCGTGGAAGCACGAAGGTTCGATGCTCGCCTTCTGGCCAGTGCCTACCGCGTGGCGTCGATCGCTCATATGACGCCCATTGAGGTTCAGCAAGCGATGGATGCCGCATACCGGAGCGCGGCTGCATATCGGACCGCCGCCAAACACCAGGAATTGCGGTTCGTTCCGATCCGAAGGCATTTGAGCATCAACCAGCGGCAAGAAATCGAGACGTCTCGCCCGCGGCTACTGGGATTCGGCGTTGTCGACGGCACCGTGCGCACCTACTCGCTCGGCCCGGATGCGGCTCAGGTCGTTGGGTGGATCGATGGCCAGCATCGTCCGGTACTCGGTCTTGAAGAAACGGAACGGAGCGTTCTGGACGGGCGTGCCGGAATGTGCCTGGCGTATACCGATCCCAGAGGTGACGAGATCCCGGGGACGCGGCGGGCGTTCACTCCCATGGTTCAAGGAGAGAACGTTCAAACCACGCTGGATGCCAGGATTCAGCGAGCGGCCGCAGCTGCAGCTTCGCGCGTCTATTCGGAGTACCACCCCAAAGGTGTAGCGGTCATCGTACTTGCGCCAACTACGGGCAGCGTACTGGGCCTCGCCGACATGCCAACCTTTGATCCCAACAGCACGGCACCTTCGGCTCGGACCCAGTCGGAGATGCGAGAGCGTGCGACATGCCAGCTCATCGAGCCCGGCAGCGTGATGAAGCCTCTGACCATGGCGGCGGCCTGGGACGCCGGCGCAGTGAACGCCTCCAGCCGGTTCCTCTGCACGGGCGTAACCGAGATTGGTGGGCGGGCGCTGCACTGCGTCCTGGAGGGAGCCCGCTTTGCTCACGGCCACGGACTGCTCAGCTGCGCCGGTATCGTCACCTATTCGTGCAACATCGGTGCGGCTCACGTAGCGCTTCTCCTTGGCGGCCGCAAGCTGGATCAGGATTTTCGTGCATTTGGCCTGTACCAAAACGCGGGTCTGGGGTTGCCCTACGAGGCAACCGGGTTCTGGTCGCTGGTGCCCAAAGACCCGCAACCCTATGCGCCAGTCAAGGTTGCGCGAGCCGCATTCGGGCAATCTGTAGTCATAACGCCGTTTGCGCTCATTCGCGGTTTTTCCACTATCGCGAATGATGGCGTGGCGATGCGAAGCCGAATTGTCCGCGCGTTGACGGATCTCAACGGCCAGGTGGTGCGCCGATTTCCACCCGTCACGGAGGGCCGGGTGATATCGAGCTCCACCGCTGATGCCATCCGCCAGATGATGGTGGATGTGATAACGCGAGGAACAGGCCGTGCCGCCAGCGTCTACGGCTACATATGCGCCGGCAAGACGGGCACCGCCAACAAGTACCACGCTGGGCAGTACATCTCCAGCTTCGGAGGCTTTCTTCCCGCCGGTCCTCACTCTACGCCACGAGCCGCAATCTACGTGATGGTAGACGAGCCCCAGGGGGCGCACTTCGGCGCGGAGGTCGCAGCCCCGGCGTGGCAGCAGCTGGCATCGCAGGTTATGACGATCCTCAACGTGCCGAGAGACGATCCGGATGGATCGCAGTTCCGCGCGGCTCATGGCGGCTCCGCACCGCCATCGGATGCCGCTTTGGCACAGAGCTCGCCTGCCGAACACAACTTGCCGACGGATTCCGCCGGCTAA
- a CDS encoding UDP-N-acetylmuramoyl-tripeptide--D-alanyl-D-alanine ligase — protein MEFTLAWAAAAMGAAPIDTDQTATGVCMDSRQSVEGRVFFALAGTNTDGHAFVADALARGAAAAVVSQKTAGTGARQILVESPIAALGALARAWRQQFKIPVVGITGSVGKTSVRSMAAAVARARYRTLESSGNLNTEVGVPLTLFGIDAQTEIAILELAMRGPGQIRELCEIADPNVAAITGIGSTHLGLLGSRSAIAAAKAEILDSAPAVAVLPAHDEFFPMLRDRVTAESRLITFSTDPAVPADVVLRRVATMDSLGSSAHIEVLGAPAALRITMPGTHHIRNAVAALAIGAAIGVDVEAAVEALAAWRGVAGRMTVRKAGGITLLDDCYNAAPESMEAALATLAVVEPDAAHRVVILGDMLELGEVAAEAHALLGKQVADLRVRLLITVGAFGETVLSEVRARRSGIAGASFATAAEAAAAVREMTKLGDTVLVKGSRGIALEAVVRRLEAEPDA, from the coding sequence GTGGAGTTCACGCTGGCCTGGGCGGCCGCTGCCATGGGCGCCGCGCCGATCGACACCGACCAAACGGCAACCGGTGTCTGCATGGATTCGCGCCAAAGCGTAGAGGGCCGAGTATTCTTCGCGTTGGCCGGGACCAACACCGACGGGCACGCTTTCGTTGCGGATGCGCTGGCACGTGGCGCCGCGGCGGCCGTCGTAAGCCAGAAGACGGCCGGTACCGGTGCACGCCAGATTCTCGTCGAGTCGCCGATCGCCGCACTCGGCGCACTGGCGCGCGCGTGGCGCCAACAGTTCAAGATACCGGTAGTAGGCATAACCGGCAGCGTGGGCAAGACGTCCGTCCGATCGATGGCGGCCGCAGTCGCGCGGGCACGGTACCGTACGCTGGAGAGTTCGGGCAACCTCAATACCGAAGTGGGCGTTCCTCTCACGCTGTTTGGCATCGACGCGCAAACGGAGATTGCTATTCTGGAGTTGGCGATGCGCGGTCCGGGCCAAATCCGCGAACTGTGCGAGATTGCGGACCCGAACGTCGCGGCGATCACCGGTATCGGGTCCACGCATCTCGGCCTGCTCGGCTCAAGGAGTGCAATCGCCGCGGCAAAGGCCGAGATACTGGATTCTGCTCCGGCAGTTGCCGTGCTCCCGGCGCACGATGAGTTCTTCCCGATGCTGCGTGACCGCGTGACAGCGGAATCGCGCCTGATCACGTTTTCGACCGACCCCGCAGTCCCGGCCGATGTGGTATTGAGGCGCGTGGCAACGATGGACTCACTTGGCTCGTCGGCGCACATTGAGGTACTCGGGGCGCCGGCAGCGCTGCGGATTACGATGCCGGGAACGCACCACATAAGGAATGCCGTGGCGGCGCTGGCGATTGGCGCCGCGATTGGCGTCGACGTGGAAGCAGCCGTGGAGGCGCTGGCCGCGTGGCGCGGAGTCGCCGGCCGCATGACCGTACGCAAGGCGGGAGGCATCACGCTGCTGGATGACTGCTATAACGCCGCACCGGAGAGCATGGAAGCCGCGCTGGCCACGCTGGCGGTGGTAGAGCCGGATGCCGCTCACCGCGTGGTAATACTCGGCGATATGCTCGAGCTTGGCGAGGTTGCCGCCGAAGCGCATGCGCTGCTTGGGAAACAGGTGGCCGATCTGCGCGTGCGTCTGCTGATAACCGTCGGCGCATTCGGTGAAACGGTGTTGTCTGAGGTGCGCGCAAGAAGGTCCGGGATAGCCGGTGCATCCTTTGCAACCGCCGCGGAGGCAGCGGCCGCCGTCCGTGAGATGACGAAGCTCGGCGACACCGTGTTGGTGAAGGGCTCGCGGGGTATCGCGCTGGAAGCTGTGGTACGGCGGCTGGAGGCCGAGCCGGATGCTTAG
- the dnaE gene encoding DNA polymerase III subunit alpha, with amino-acid sequence MASSQFVHLHCHSEYSLLDGANRIKPLVRHAAQLGMPALALTDHGVMYGAAEFYIACAEEKIKPLLGVEAYMAPRSRHDKSAAMDRDPWHLLLIAATNEGYRNLLKLTSIAALEGFYGKPRIDREVLEQFSEGVIVTSACLAGEVCQGILDGDYERARDAAAWYREVFGPERYFIELQNHGIPEQQHCNEQLVRIARELRLQLVCSNDVHYLEAEDAEPHDILLCIQTNTNVSDVKRLRYATKEFYLKDHAQMAALFRETPAALENTVQIADRCNVALEFGRCPLPDPDLPEGKSADEYLSQLAYEGMERIWGGTPGAEVRSRLSSELQVIEQTGFAPYILIVRDFAQFARQRKMFFGVRGSAAASLVSYAVGIVDVNPLEFGLTFERFLNVERKQMPDVDMDFEDARRAEVIEYVTQKYSPDQQNPLEARVAQITTFGTMAARAAIKDSARALGLHHNVADSICRLMPKASSFTIQEALDKVPEFATAVSRDPELQRLISVAQKLEGIARHKSVHAAGVIISRDPLVNYTALGRSDSGLCVTQYPAPMLAQIGLLKMDFLGLINLTILAQTLRSIEATTGAKVDFDTLPETDARTFELLGGGECIGVFQLESEKMRQHIRELKPESVRDLAAMVALYRPGPIDEISKFISCRHGRSTVKSIHPLLDPILADTYGVIVYQEQVLEIARAVAGYSLGQADVFRSAIGKKNATDLDQQRAAFLNGAAAKGVPAECAERIFDLILPFAGYGFNKAHAVCYAKIAYKTAWLKANYPRQFMAALMDCFKDKGDRLAVFVEEARRMGLRVEPPDINRSGADFTLEEADALETEASVSGSIRFGLTAIRGVGRNAADRIVSERDRGGAFVSFAQFMARVGAQEGSSVNRAVLEALVHCGALDGVAGDTTRRGMAESLDAMMRRAARDARNEKQGNQTLFVQEDANQPAIDDGPSTLPEYHRTKLLSLERELLGVYISGHPMADMAPKLRRAGITFVKQLADAVHGEQVLLAGIITSIDRRRVKKSAATMAHFTLEDPTGAIACTMFPRAYEETGSVAQADAWVTVRAKVSVIEIETETDEADRRIEILVNSVEAMTDARPGTGIAHVLIHGDRQPHLATVRNAVGRHEAKSGGLGLLLHIRHSGTEYVLQTGLKVNDGSAFRTDIERITGSQTVWTD; translated from the coding sequence ATGGCCTCCAGCCAGTTCGTCCATCTGCACTGCCACTCTGAATACAGCCTCCTCGATGGCGCTAACCGGATCAAGCCTCTGGTCCGGCATGCCGCTCAACTCGGCATGCCTGCGCTGGCGCTGACCGATCACGGAGTTATGTACGGCGCGGCGGAATTCTACATCGCTTGCGCGGAAGAGAAGATCAAGCCGCTCCTCGGCGTTGAGGCCTATATGGCGCCTCGGTCACGGCATGATAAGTCGGCAGCGATGGATCGTGACCCATGGCACCTGCTTTTGATTGCCGCTACCAATGAGGGCTACCGGAATCTTCTCAAGCTCACCTCAATCGCCGCGCTGGAAGGGTTTTACGGAAAGCCGCGAATCGACCGCGAGGTACTGGAGCAGTTTTCGGAGGGTGTTATAGTAACAAGCGCCTGCCTCGCAGGCGAGGTGTGCCAGGGCATTCTGGATGGTGACTACGAACGGGCGAGGGATGCCGCCGCTTGGTACCGCGAAGTGTTCGGACCCGAGCGATACTTTATTGAGCTGCAAAACCACGGCATCCCGGAACAGCAGCACTGCAACGAACAACTGGTACGAATTGCCCGGGAGCTGCGCCTGCAGCTGGTCTGCTCCAACGACGTGCACTATTTGGAGGCCGAAGACGCCGAGCCGCACGATATCCTTCTCTGCATTCAAACCAACACGAACGTATCCGACGTCAAACGGCTAAGGTACGCCACGAAGGAGTTCTATCTGAAGGACCATGCGCAGATGGCGGCGCTCTTTCGCGAAACGCCGGCCGCGCTGGAAAACACCGTTCAGATTGCCGATCGCTGTAACGTCGCGCTCGAGTTTGGACGCTGTCCACTCCCGGATCCGGACCTGCCGGAGGGCAAATCGGCCGACGAATACCTCTCGCAGCTGGCATACGAGGGCATGGAGCGCATCTGGGGGGGCACGCCGGGCGCAGAGGTTCGCAGTCGCCTCTCGTCGGAGTTGCAGGTGATTGAGCAGACCGGCTTTGCGCCGTATATTCTCATCGTGCGCGATTTTGCACAGTTTGCGCGCCAGCGAAAGATGTTTTTTGGCGTTCGCGGTTCTGCTGCCGCAAGCCTGGTCTCGTATGCCGTTGGTATTGTTGACGTGAATCCGCTGGAGTTCGGGCTGACTTTTGAGCGGTTCCTGAACGTGGAACGCAAGCAGATGCCGGATGTGGACATGGATTTTGAAGATGCTCGGCGCGCCGAAGTGATTGAGTACGTTACCCAGAAGTACAGTCCGGACCAACAGAATCCGCTCGAAGCGCGCGTTGCGCAGATCACAACATTTGGTACGATGGCGGCACGCGCGGCTATCAAGGATTCGGCGCGCGCGTTAGGGTTGCATCACAATGTTGCCGACAGTATCTGCCGCTTGATGCCAAAGGCTTCGTCATTCACGATCCAGGAAGCGCTTGATAAGGTGCCGGAGTTTGCTACTGCAGTTTCGCGCGATCCGGAATTACAGCGCCTGATTTCGGTAGCCCAGAAGCTTGAGGGAATCGCAAGGCACAAATCGGTGCATGCCGCCGGCGTTATCATCTCGCGCGACCCCCTCGTCAACTATACCGCGCTCGGCCGATCCGACTCCGGCCTCTGCGTGACGCAGTACCCGGCTCCGATGCTGGCCCAAATCGGGCTGCTAAAGATGGATTTCCTGGGTCTCATCAACCTTACAATTCTGGCGCAGACGCTGCGCAGCATTGAGGCAACAACGGGCGCTAAAGTCGACTTCGACACGCTGCCCGAAACCGACGCTCGGACCTTTGAACTCTTGGGCGGCGGCGAGTGCATCGGCGTGTTTCAGCTTGAATCGGAAAAGATGCGGCAGCACATCCGTGAGCTTAAGCCGGAATCGGTGCGCGACCTCGCCGCAATGGTTGCGCTCTATCGGCCCGGCCCAATTGACGAGATTTCGAAGTTCATCAGTTGTCGTCACGGAAGGTCGACGGTGAAGAGTATCCACCCGCTTCTCGACCCGATTCTGGCGGATACGTACGGCGTCATTGTCTACCAGGAGCAGGTGCTTGAGATCGCCCGTGCTGTAGCCGGCTATTCGCTTGGCCAGGCCGATGTTTTCCGAAGCGCCATCGGCAAGAAGAACGCCACGGACCTCGATCAGCAGCGCGCTGCCTTCTTGAACGGAGCGGCGGCGAAAGGCGTACCGGCAGAGTGCGCCGAGCGGATATTCGACCTCATTTTGCCGTTTGCCGGATACGGATTCAACAAAGCGCATGCTGTGTGCTACGCCAAAATTGCCTACAAGACGGCCTGGCTCAAGGCAAACTATCCGCGTCAGTTCATGGCCGCGCTCATGGACTGCTTCAAAGACAAAGGTGACCGACTTGCGGTGTTTGTGGAGGAGGCGCGGCGGATGGGCCTGCGCGTTGAGCCACCCGATATCAACCGCAGTGGTGCGGATTTTACTCTGGAGGAAGCCGATGCGCTGGAGACCGAAGCAAGCGTTTCAGGCAGCATCAGATTTGGTCTCACCGCTATCAGAGGCGTAGGCCGGAACGCCGCTGATCGCATTGTGAGCGAACGCGACCGCGGCGGGGCGTTCGTATCATTCGCACAGTTTATGGCTCGCGTGGGAGCGCAGGAAGGGAGCTCTGTGAACCGGGCCGTACTGGAGGCACTGGTGCATTGCGGTGCGCTGGATGGTGTGGCTGGCGATACAACGCGAAGAGGCATGGCCGAGAGCCTGGATGCCATGATGCGGCGTGCCGCGCGCGACGCGCGTAACGAAAAGCAGGGCAACCAGACGCTGTTTGTTCAGGAGGATGCCAACCAGCCCGCGATCGATGATGGACCAAGCACGCTGCCCGAGTACCATCGCACAAAGCTGCTCAGCCTTGAGCGGGAGCTTTTGGGTGTGTACATCTCCGGACATCCCATGGCTGATATGGCGCCGAAGCTTCGCCGCGCAGGCATAACGTTCGTAAAGCAGCTAGCGGATGCCGTGCACGGTGAGCAGGTCCTCCTTGCCGGAATCATCACAAGCATCGACCGTCGCCGCGTCAAGAAATCAGCGGCGACGATGGCGCACTTCACGTTGGAGGACCCAACCGGCGCCATTGCGTGCACCATGTTCCCAAGGGCGTATGAAGAGACCGGTTCCGTAGCTCAGGCCGATGCCTGGGTGACCGTCCGCGCTAAGGTGTCGGTAATTGAGATTGAAACAGAGACCGACGAGGCGGACCGCAGAATCGAGATCCTCGTGAACTCCGTGGAGGCGATGACCGATGCCCGCCCCGGTACCGGCATAGCGCACGTGTTGATCCACGGGGATCGCCAGCCGCACCTCGCCACCGTTCGCAATGCAGTCGGACGCCATGAGGCGAAGTCCGGTGGACTCGGACTGCTGCTCCACATCCGGCACAGCGGTACCGAATACGTGCTCCAAACCGGCCTGAAGGTGAATGATGGTTCTGCGTTCCGCACCGACATAGAGCGCATAACCGGCAGCCAGACTGTTTGGACCGATTGA
- the rsmH gene encoding 16S rRNA (cytosine(1402)-N(4))-methyltransferase RsmH, whose protein sequence is MPRHHVPVLPGEAMDLLGLQPGGAALDATVGDGGHARLMWDAIGRQGRFVGIDVDKMVSEAISTEMRQHVANADMLTGNFGDLESLVLGLRDGATLRFDAVLFDLGWRVGQLESVPGLSLSGADSPLDMRLAGENGAESAAELLATMPEDEISEMLASNSDERFAGPIAAAIVRQRRAGAPITTAGDLCRLVMEAVPRRAWPKRTHVATKTFSALRILVNRELEMLRRGVLAAAQRLASGGTLVVIAFHGTEDRIVKQLFREMSGVTSGTQTAAAFRLLTPHVVHPLREETLRNRRSRSARLRAIRRRPMMGEENPGCHPQ, encoded by the coding sequence GTGCCACGTCACCATGTGCCGGTGCTGCCAGGCGAAGCGATGGACCTATTGGGCCTGCAACCTGGAGGAGCGGCTCTCGACGCCACGGTTGGTGATGGTGGCCACGCGCGGCTCATGTGGGATGCAATCGGAAGACAGGGGCGCTTTGTGGGCATAGATGTCGATAAGATGGTCTCCGAGGCGATAAGTACCGAGATGCGGCAACACGTGGCGAACGCCGACATGCTCACCGGCAACTTTGGCGACCTGGAGAGCCTCGTGCTGGGACTGCGCGACGGCGCGACGCTTCGCTTCGACGCCGTTTTGTTCGACCTGGGCTGGCGGGTCGGCCAGCTGGAGAGCGTGCCCGGGCTGAGCCTCTCCGGCGCCGATTCACCACTCGACATGCGTCTTGCCGGTGAAAATGGAGCGGAGAGCGCCGCAGAACTGCTGGCAACGATGCCTGAGGACGAAATCAGCGAGATGCTGGCCTCAAACTCGGATGAGCGGTTTGCCGGACCGATCGCGGCGGCAATCGTTCGGCAACGACGCGCCGGAGCGCCAATAACTACGGCCGGCGACCTTTGCCGCCTGGTTATGGAGGCGGTTCCCCGCCGGGCATGGCCGAAGCGTACCCATGTCGCTACAAAAACTTTTTCGGCGCTTCGCATTCTTGTGAACCGTGAGCTTGAGATGCTCCGGCGCGGAGTGCTGGCGGCAGCGCAGCGCCTGGCGTCCGGAGGCACTTTGGTGGTCATTGCTTTTCACGGTACCGAAGACCGTATCGTGAAGCAGCTATTTCGGGAGATGAGCGGCGTCACAAGCGGAACGCAAACCGCAGCAGCGTTTCGGCTCCTGACGCCGCATGTAGTACACCCGCTGCGGGAGGAGACGCTTCGCAACCGCAGGAGCAGAAGCGCCAGGTTGCGAGCTATTCGACGCCGACCAATGATGGGCGAGGAGAATCCAGGATGTCACCCGCAGTAA
- a CDS encoding UDP-N-acetylmuramoyl-L-alanyl-D-glutamate--2,6-diaminopimelate ligase: protein MTFAGAGPTRSLRELLAELPAYWLEGSDATTIASITHDSREVSPGSLFVCLQGQHADGHEFVESAVAAGAVGIVCASDADLRPVGVPLVRTPDTRLALALMSAAFHGWPARHLTITGVTGTNGKTTTTRMLAHILRESGFKAATIGTLGAECDGIPLPSQHTTPEADTLQALLAEMVTRGAEHVVMEVSSHALDQRRTDGIPFACGIFTNLTQDHLDYHANMEAYLSAKARLFTEYPTRYGPAGRTFAGVINTADWPGLDLVARSRGDVLTFTTGENPANLTARDAHYGSARTRFTAVYQTGRSPAEALVELPVGGAFQVGNALAAIGAAIKLGIDLTPAAQALATLPAPPGRFESVATGGLGFGVIVDYAHTPDGLQNLITGARALMPRRILLVFGCGGDRDRTKRPIMGRIAAEGSDLVIVTSDNPRTEDPGAIIREIEPGFRESVRTPDAIRIEPERRAAIQWAIAEAQPGDLVLIAGKGHEDYQIVGTEKLPFDDRKVASEMLAARQGGG from the coding sequence ATGACCTTTGCCGGAGCCGGCCCAACCAGATCGCTTCGAGAACTGCTGGCGGAGTTGCCGGCGTACTGGCTGGAGGGCAGCGACGCCACCACCATAGCAAGCATAACGCATGACTCACGAGAGGTAAGTCCCGGCAGCCTGTTTGTATGCCTGCAAGGCCAACACGCCGATGGTCACGAGTTCGTTGAGAGTGCAGTGGCCGCCGGCGCGGTTGGTATAGTATGCGCCAGTGACGCCGACCTGCGTCCGGTTGGCGTCCCGCTGGTTCGAACGCCGGATACGCGCCTGGCGCTTGCGCTGATGTCGGCCGCATTTCACGGCTGGCCGGCCAGGCATCTGACGATAACGGGCGTGACGGGCACGAACGGTAAAACGACCACCACGCGGATGCTGGCCCACATCCTGCGGGAATCCGGCTTCAAAGCCGCCACCATTGGTACGCTCGGCGCGGAGTGCGATGGCATTCCACTACCGAGCCAACACACAACGCCCGAGGCTGACACACTCCAGGCGCTCCTGGCCGAAATGGTGACGCGTGGCGCGGAACACGTTGTCATGGAGGTGTCGTCCCATGCGCTCGATCAGCGCCGCACCGATGGCATACCATTTGCCTGCGGCATATTTACCAACCTGACGCAAGACCACCTCGATTACCATGCCAACATGGAGGCCTACCTGTCTGCGAAAGCGCGTCTGTTTACGGAGTATCCCACACGTTACGGGCCGGCAGGTCGGACGTTCGCCGGCGTGATCAACACTGCCGACTGGCCGGGGCTGGACCTGGTTGCGCGATCACGTGGTGATGTTTTGACCTTCACCACTGGCGAGAATCCGGCCAACCTCACGGCTCGAGATGCGCACTACGGTTCGGCACGCACCCGCTTCACGGCAGTTTACCAAACCGGCAGATCGCCTGCTGAAGCGCTCGTGGAGCTGCCGGTCGGCGGCGCGTTCCAGGTTGGAAACGCGCTGGCAGCCATCGGCGCCGCCATCAAGCTTGGCATCGATCTGACGCCGGCTGCCCAGGCGCTTGCCACACTGCCGGCGCCGCCCGGCCGCTTTGAAAGTGTTGCTACCGGCGGGCTCGGCTTCGGCGTGATCGTGGACTACGCCCATACGCCCGATGGACTCCAGAACCTGATCACCGGTGCGCGGGCGCTCATGCCCAGGCGAATCCTGTTGGTTTTCGGCTGCGGCGGCGATCGGGACCGCACCAAGCGTCCGATTATGGGTCGCATCGCGGCTGAAGGATCTGACCTCGTTATTGTCACCTCCGACAATCCGCGGACAGAGGACCCGGGCGCAATTATTCGTGAGATCGAGCCTGGTTTTCGCGAGTCCGTGCGCACGCCGGACGCTATTCGCATTGAACCGGAACGCCGTGCAGCGATTCAGTGGGCGATTGCGGAGGCCCAGCCCGGTGACCTGGTGCTTATTGCGGGCAAGGGACACGAAGACTACCAGATTGTCGGTACTGAAAAACTGCCGTTTGATGACCGCAAAGTTGCAAGTGAAATGCTCGCGGCACGCCAAGGTGGCGGCTGA
- a CDS encoding GNAT family N-acetyltransferase, with product MIVREVRDDEATDSERLTSQAFFFGDRRFMRKGAGSGPQPLDRTTFGVWDDCGLQAKAVVIDFEQVFGERSLCRMGGIADVVCLPASRGKGYARAALQRALEHMREVGQPVSILFPFAYRYYRRLGWEWVGRRRTYTMPAGHFRLVPETEHVRLAGEDDRPAIQRAYAQYATRYRGMLVRGAQLWQQRLDDSDDTFTYTYRYPQSGPVEGYVTWKGGEGSRIRVGEFIALNLQAKRALLGLMRRHNMQTDSFRWHAAEDDALWMTDFEIGIDTSLEPLAMGRVVDVAGAFGCWKPLTDAEGAADVQITDDVCPWNNACWRVELSGGAVTAVPTNADPQVSLDIRALSQAFYGSPSLMELRNAGLVHVSEQTSWETLERALAGPPMNIHDSF from the coding sequence TTGATTGTACGCGAAGTCCGGGACGATGAAGCCACCGATTCGGAACGCCTGACGTCGCAGGCGTTTTTCTTCGGCGACCGCAGGTTTATGCGAAAGGGCGCAGGCAGCGGACCGCAGCCGCTCGACCGAACCACGTTCGGTGTGTGGGATGACTGCGGGTTACAGGCAAAAGCAGTGGTGATAGACTTCGAGCAGGTTTTTGGAGAGCGATCCTTGTGCAGAATGGGCGGCATCGCCGATGTTGTTTGCCTGCCTGCCTCGAGGGGAAAGGGATACGCCCGCGCCGCATTGCAGCGGGCGCTGGAGCACATGCGCGAGGTTGGGCAGCCCGTCTCCATCCTGTTTCCATTTGCCTATCGCTACTACCGCCGGCTTGGATGGGAGTGGGTAGGGCGTCGGCGCACCTACACCATGCCAGCCGGGCACTTCCGACTGGTGCCCGAAACGGAACATGTGCGACTCGCCGGCGAGGATGACCGGCCGGCGATTCAGCGGGCGTACGCCCAGTACGCCACGCGCTATCGTGGCATGCTGGTCCGTGGAGCGCAGTTGTGGCAGCAACGGCTGGATGATAGTGATGACACGTTCACCTATACCTACAGGTATCCGCAAAGCGGGCCGGTTGAGGGATATGTAACCTGGAAGGGCGGTGAAGGAAGCCGTATCAGGGTTGGAGAGTTCATCGCGCTGAACCTGCAGGCCAAGCGTGCGCTGCTGGGCTTGATGCGTCGACATAATATGCAGACTGACAGCTTCCGCTGGCACGCCGCGGAAGACGACGCACTCTGGATGACCGACTTCGAAATAGGAATCGACACCAGTTTGGAGCCGCTCGCCATGGGACGCGTGGTGGATGTGGCCGGCGCCTTTGGGTGCTGGAAGCCGCTAACCGACGCTGAAGGCGCGGCTGATGTACAAATAACCGACGACGTTTGCCCGTGGAACAACGCCTGCTGGCGCGTGGAGCTTTCGGGTGGCGCCGTGACGGCCGTGCCAACGAACGCCGATCCGCAGGTGAGCCTCGATATTCGTGCTCTGAGCCAGGCATTCTACGGAAGCCCATCGCTCATGGAACTCCGCAATGCCGGGCTTGTTCATGTGAGCGAACAAACGTCGTGGGAGACGCTGGAACGCGCCCTCGCCGGCCCTCCGATGAATATCCACGATTCGTTTTGA